The proteins below are encoded in one region of Metabacillus dongyingensis:
- a CDS encoding class D sortase produces the protein MNIFKTFSLLLIIGGLLFTGYGVWQIVETNVKTNQSLADAQAAIRSSEEKKMPSPSQEKRYEPEIGDAVGILKIDRLNAELPIVEGTDPDDLEKGVGHYKGSYYPNENGQIVLSGHRDTVFRKAGDLIIGDSLKILLPYGEFEYKIKSAKIVDADDMSIITLQNEKEELILTTCYPFSFVGNAPERYIIYAEKVH, from the coding sequence ATGAATATATTCAAAACCTTTTCACTCTTATTAATTATTGGAGGCCTTCTTTTTACGGGATATGGTGTATGGCAGATTGTTGAGACAAATGTAAAAACAAATCAGTCATTGGCAGACGCACAAGCTGCGATCAGGTCATCAGAGGAAAAGAAAATGCCTTCTCCATCACAAGAGAAAAGGTATGAACCGGAGATTGGGGATGCTGTCGGTATTCTTAAAATTGACCGCTTAAATGCAGAGCTGCCGATTGTGGAAGGAACAGATCCGGATGACCTGGAAAAAGGAGTAGGGCATTACAAGGGGAGCTACTATCCGAATGAAAACGGCCAGATCGTGCTGTCAGGGCACAGAGATACAGTGTTCCGTAAAGCGGGAGATCTGATAATTGGCGATTCATTAAAAATTCTGCTGCCATATGGCGAATTTGAATACAAAATAAAGTCCGCTAAAATTGTCGATGCAGACGACATGAGCATTATCACGCTTCAAAATGAAAAAGAAGAGCTCATTTTAACAACGTGCTACCCTTTCAGTTTTGTCGGCAATGCGCCCGAGCGCTACATTATTTATGCGGAAAAAGTACATTAG
- a CDS encoding GNAT family N-acetyltransferase, with the protein MIAIREIKEEDNFKKAYPVMSQLRTNLSEEEYLNLLEPMRKQGYRLIGLFENEQVKALAGIIELTNFYNDKHIYVYDLVTDGASRSRGFGEKLLNCVEELAKEAGCGMITLSSGNQRIDAHRFYEEKMGFDRVSHVFNKRL; encoded by the coding sequence ATGATTGCTATTCGGGAGATTAAAGAGGAAGATAACTTTAAGAAAGCTTATCCAGTTATGTCTCAATTGCGCACAAATCTCAGCGAGGAAGAGTATCTTAATTTGCTCGAGCCGATGAGGAAGCAGGGATACCGTTTAATAGGCCTATTTGAAAATGAACAGGTTAAGGCATTAGCAGGTATCATCGAGCTTACAAATTTCTATAACGATAAGCACATTTATGTATATGATTTAGTCACAGATGGAGCATCTCGATCACGCGGGTTTGGGGAAAAGCTGTTAAACTGCGTTGAAGAACTTGCTAAAGAAGCCGGCTGCGGCATGATTACATTAAGCTCAGGCAATCAGCGGATTGATGCCCATCGTTTTTATGAAGAGAAGATGGGCTTTGACCGCGTCAGTCATGTATTTAATAAGAGATTATAA
- a CDS encoding RluA family pseudouridine synthase yields MKIKGEWMEFPVKKEWAGISLQQFLKEKLNAPKTLIHKWRMEHEVKINDSLPNWTAPLNEKDSIMIRLFQDEDLDIIPEYMELDLLFEDEHFLIVNKPAGMDTHPNEPGQTGTLANGVAFHLQVQGMTRKIRHIHRLDHDTSGAIVFAKHALSHAILDRLLEERLIKRTYTAIVQGKLKQKKGKIDQPIGKDRHHSTRRRVSPSGQPALTHFKTEDYNTRFDVSLVKLQLETGRTHQIRVHLSHIGYPISGDDLYGGNKNLINRQALHASEITVMHPFTAEKVSVSADFPEDMKKLMMKLQF; encoded by the coding sequence ATGAAAATCAAAGGAGAATGGATGGAATTTCCGGTTAAGAAAGAATGGGCAGGGATTTCCCTCCAGCAGTTTCTGAAAGAAAAACTGAATGCACCAAAAACGCTCATTCATAAATGGCGGATGGAACATGAAGTAAAAATAAATGACTCCCTTCCAAATTGGACGGCGCCATTAAATGAAAAAGACTCCATTATGATTCGTTTATTTCAAGATGAGGATCTTGATATCATCCCAGAATACATGGAGCTTGATTTATTATTTGAGGACGAGCATTTTTTAATCGTCAATAAACCTGCCGGAATGGATACACATCCAAATGAACCGGGCCAAACCGGCACACTCGCTAATGGAGTCGCCTTTCATTTACAGGTTCAGGGGATGACTAGAAAAATAAGACATATACACAGACTTGATCACGATACCTCAGGTGCAATCGTTTTTGCCAAACATGCCTTATCACATGCTATCCTGGACCGCCTCCTTGAAGAACGGCTAATCAAAAGAACTTATACAGCCATCGTACAAGGGAAATTGAAGCAGAAAAAAGGAAAGATTGATCAGCCGATCGGAAAGGATCGGCATCATTCGACCCGTCGAAGAGTATCTCCCAGCGGTCAGCCTGCACTAACTCATTTTAAAACGGAAGATTACAATACTCGTTTTGATGTGTCACTTGTTAAACTGCAGCTGGAAACCGGCCGAACCCATCAGATTCGTGTCCATCTGAGCCACATTGGCTATCCGATTTCAGGGGATGACTTATATGGCGGGAACAAAAACTTGATAAACCGCCAAGCTCTGCATGCTTCAGAAATAACAGTTATGCATCCTTTTACAGCTGAAAAAGTGTCAGTAAGCGCGGATTTCCCAGAAGATATGAAAAAATTAATGATGAAGCTGCAATTTTAA
- a CDS encoding DUF5365 family protein, with the protein MRIVFASTEEQEQYIEELIETMYEEIFPQYFSDEAIDQLDELAVLKPQTEDMQYNGTLKEAFQIMSSLQALTALLNHLDQRSEEEHRELYDRNITILKQYGYQFPLTFDHFLSSKEKAEQISKYGKPANKWIV; encoded by the coding sequence TTGAGAATTGTTTTTGCATCAACCGAAGAGCAGGAGCAGTACATTGAAGAACTGATTGAAACTATGTATGAAGAAATTTTCCCGCAGTATTTTTCAGATGAAGCGATTGATCAGCTGGATGAACTTGCCGTTTTAAAGCCGCAAACAGAAGACATGCAGTATAATGGCACGCTAAAAGAAGCCTTTCAAATCATGTCCAGTCTTCAAGCCCTTACAGCATTGCTTAATCATTTGGATCAGCGGTCTGAAGAAGAACACAGGGAACTTTACGACCGAAATATAACTATCTTAAAGCAGTACGGCTATCAATTCCCCCTTACATTTGATCATTTTCTTTCTTCAAAAGAGAAGGCTGAACAAATCAGCAAGTACGGGAAGCCGGCAAATAAGTGGATCGTATAA
- a CDS encoding thioredoxin family protein, which translates to MKKLLIFAGIVIVLFGGLAFVTNYQQTEKAEGNPYGKDKLNPATVDQLEDPNYQNIILPEEVDEKMDKKEDFVVYYFSPTCEHCKRTTPELMPAAEEAGVEIGQFNLLEFEDGWQQYGIEATPTLVRYQNGKEVDRVEGYNDGAYFKDLLSNWK; encoded by the coding sequence ATGAAGAAGCTCTTAATTTTTGCAGGTATTGTTATCGTGTTATTCGGCGGTTTGGCATTTGTAACAAATTATCAGCAAACAGAAAAAGCAGAAGGCAATCCATATGGCAAGGACAAGCTGAATCCTGCTACTGTTGACCAGCTTGAAGACCCAAATTATCAGAACATCATTCTTCCTGAAGAAGTAGATGAAAAAATGGATAAAAAAGAGGACTTTGTTGTTTATTACTTCAGTCCAACTTGTGAACACTGCAAAAGAACGACTCCTGAATTAATGCCTGCTGCAGAAGAAGCAGGGGTAGAAATCGGCCAATTCAACCTGCTTGAGTTTGAAGACGGCTGGCAGCAGTACGGAATCGAAGCTACTCCAACACTTGTCCGCTATCAAAACGGAAAAGAAGTCGATCGTGTAGAAGGCTATAATGATGGGGCTTATTTTAAGGATTTATTGAGTAATTGGAAATAA
- a CDS encoding disulfide oxidoreductase: MSEKLKKYIENQLFIAWAASFISMLGSLYFSEIMEFIPCNLCWYQRILMYPLVVILGIAIYKKDYQIAFYSMILSAIGGSISIYHYAVQKIDFVGENSASCGIVPCTGEYINWLGFITIPFLALIGFTIVFVTSLNIYRKMKVGR; this comes from the coding sequence GTGTCAGAGAAACTTAAAAAATACATAGAAAATCAATTATTTATTGCATGGGCGGCTTCATTCATCTCAATGCTTGGGAGCTTATACTTTTCAGAAATTATGGAATTCATCCCTTGTAATCTTTGCTGGTACCAGCGGATCTTAATGTATCCTCTTGTCGTCATTCTTGGTATTGCGATCTATAAGAAGGATTACCAAATTGCGTTTTATTCCATGATTTTATCTGCGATTGGCGGTTCGATTTCCATTTATCATTATGCGGTTCAAAAAATTGATTTTGTAGGCGAAAATTCAGCATCATGCGGCATTGTTCCCTGTACTGGAGAATACATCAACTGGCTTGGATTTATTACAATACCATTTCTGGCACTAATCGGATTTACAATTGTATTTGTGACAAGCTTAAATATTTACAGAAAAATGAAGGTAGGTCGTTAA
- a CDS encoding CBS domain-containing protein yields MSKDLVTISSSQSIQEAAELMSSKNVGSIPVVDGGQVKGVITDRDITLRSTAQGKSNDTKVADVMSSNLVTGTPDMSSEEAAQLMASNQIRRLPIVENNQLVGYVALGDLATDQMSNEAAGHALTNISEQH; encoded by the coding sequence ATGTCAAAAGATCTTGTTACGATTTCTTCCTCACAAAGCATTCAGGAGGCTGCAGAACTGATGAGCAGCAAAAATGTTGGTTCCATTCCTGTTGTGGACGGGGGGCAGGTAAAAGGCGTCATCACAGACCGGGACATCACGCTCCGTTCAACAGCACAAGGCAAGTCTAATGATACGAAAGTGGCAGATGTCATGTCTTCAAACCTTGTGACAGGAACACCTGACATGAGCAGCGAAGAAGCAGCGCAGCTGATGGCGTCAAATCAGATTCGCCGCTTGCCGATTGTTGAAAACAATCAGCTTGTAGGCTATGTTGCACTGGGTGACCTTGCAACTGATCAAATGTCTAATGAAGCCGCAGGACATGCACTGACTAATATTTCAGAGCAGCACTAA
- a CDS encoding HAD family hydrolase, which produces MIKAIIFDFDGLILDTETHEYEVLQEIFKEQGSELPMSVWGKVIGTASDFNPFVYLEEQIGRSVNHEHLTHLQKEKFEKRIAAEAARPGVEAYLMAAKELGLKIGLASSSSYEWVSSYLESLNLIDYFECIRTSNHVEFVKPDPALYIEAAKCLGVEPSECLAFEDSANGALAAKKAGMFCIIVPNSVTSHLEFEDIDHRLESMAEMDLEKVISLIESRN; this is translated from the coding sequence ATGATTAAAGCCATTATCTTTGATTTTGACGGATTGATTCTTGATACAGAAACGCACGAATATGAAGTCCTCCAGGAAATTTTTAAAGAACAGGGCAGTGAATTGCCTATGTCAGTATGGGGTAAAGTGATAGGAACCGCATCTGATTTCAATCCATTTGTGTACTTGGAAGAACAAATCGGAAGATCAGTCAATCATGAACATTTAACACACTTGCAAAAAGAGAAGTTTGAAAAGAGAATAGCAGCTGAAGCTGCCAGACCTGGTGTAGAGGCTTATTTAATGGCTGCAAAGGAATTGGGGCTGAAAATTGGCCTGGCATCAAGTTCAAGCTATGAATGGGTATCCTCGTACTTAGAAAGCTTGAATCTAATTGATTATTTTGAGTGCATACGCACATCCAATCATGTTGAATTCGTTAAACCAGATCCTGCCTTGTATATAGAAGCAGCTAAATGCCTAGGTGTTGAACCAAGCGAGTGTCTGGCCTTTGAAGATTCCGCAAATGGCGCACTCGCTGCTAAAAAAGCAGGCATGTTCTGCATCATCGTTCCAAACAGCGTGACCAGTCATTTGGAGTTTGAAGACATTGATCATCGTTTAGAGTCGATGGCTGAAATGGATCTTGAAAAAGTCATCTCGCTTATTGAGTCAAGGAACTGA
- a CDS encoding GNAT family N-acetyltransferase, with amino-acid sequence MIIRNIEEKDIDEILAMQALCFPGMVPWEREHLESHLEHFPEGQFCAEFEGKIIGSCSSLIINFDEYDDRHTWDDITDNGYISNHNPDGYNMYGIEVMVHPEYRRMKIGHRLYEARKDLARRLNLKSIIIGGRIPNYHKFEKEMSPRQYVQEVIHHKIYDPVLSFQLLNGFLLMRINPNYLPDDRASGKYATLMEWNNVDYMPNTKRFYKTALPVRICVVQYQMKQINSFEEFANQVEYYTDVASDASADFAVFPELLTTQLMSFSDEKSPSRAIRRLTEYTEEYISLFTELAVKYNVNIVGGSHFVEEDNGKIFNVAYLFRRDGTIEKQYKIHITPNERKWWGISRGDDVKVFDTDCGKVAIQICYDIEFPELARIATEKGAKIIFTPFCTEDRQGYLRVRYCSQARAVENQIYTVISGTVGNLPQTENMDIQYAQSAIFAPSDFEFARDGIVGECNPNIEMVVIGDVDLEILRRQRQSGTVRQLKDRRHDVYGIRYRKN; translated from the coding sequence ATGATAATCAGAAATATTGAGGAGAAAGACATAGATGAAATATTAGCCATGCAGGCTTTATGTTTTCCAGGGATGGTTCCTTGGGAAAGAGAACATTTAGAAAGTCACTTGGAGCATTTCCCTGAAGGACAGTTCTGTGCTGAATTTGAAGGAAAGATTATTGGTTCATGCTCAAGTCTGATCATTAACTTTGATGAGTATGATGACCGTCACACTTGGGATGACATTACGGATAACGGCTATATATCAAACCATAATCCTGACGGCTACAATATGTATGGAATAGAAGTGATGGTACATCCTGAGTACCGCCGGATGAAAATCGGCCACAGGCTTTATGAGGCAAGAAAAGATCTTGCGAGACGGCTGAATCTTAAAAGCATTATAATCGGGGGTCGAATCCCGAATTATCATAAGTTTGAAAAAGAAATGTCTCCGCGTCAGTATGTGCAGGAAGTCATTCATCATAAAATCTACGATCCTGTACTCTCGTTTCAGCTGCTGAACGGATTTTTGCTGATGAGAATTAATCCAAACTATTTGCCTGACGATCGTGCTTCCGGTAAATACGCAACTCTAATGGAGTGGAACAATGTTGATTACATGCCAAACACTAAAAGATTCTATAAAACGGCTCTGCCGGTGCGTATTTGTGTTGTGCAGTATCAAATGAAACAAATTAACTCGTTTGAAGAGTTTGCGAACCAGGTGGAATATTATACAGACGTTGCATCTGATGCATCTGCTGATTTTGCTGTATTCCCGGAATTGCTTACGACTCAGCTGATGTCCTTTTCTGATGAAAAATCACCAAGCAGGGCGATCCGCAGACTGACTGAGTATACAGAAGAGTACATTAGTCTTTTTACAGAGCTTGCAGTAAAATATAATGTCAATATCGTTGGCGGTTCTCACTTTGTAGAGGAAGATAACGGAAAAATTTTTAACGTTGCCTACCTTTTCCGCAGAGACGGCACAATTGAAAAGCAATATAAAATTCACATCACTCCAAATGAACGCAAATGGTGGGGAATCAGCAGAGGGGATGATGTCAAAGTTTTTGATACTGACTGCGGCAAGGTCGCCATTCAAATCTGCTATGACATTGAATTCCCTGAGCTTGCGCGCATCGCTACTGAAAAAGGGGCTAAAATTATATTCACGCCATTTTGTACAGAAGATCGCCAGGGCTACTTGCGTGTCCGCTATTGCTCACAGGCGAGAGCCGTGGAGAATCAGATCTATACTGTCATTTCAGGTACAGTCGGAAATCTCCCGCAAACAGAAAATATGGATATTCAATACGCACAATCCGCTATTTTTGCTCCGTCTGATTTTGAATTTGCAAGAGACGGCATAGTTGGCGAGTGCAATCCGAACATTGAAATGGTCGTGATCGGAGATGTGGATCTTGAAATACTCCGCAGGCAGCGTCAATCCGGAACAGTCAGACAGCTGAAAGACCGCAGACATGACGTTTATGGAATTCGATATAGGAAGAACTAG
- a CDS encoding glycerol-3-phosphate responsive antiterminator — MSFEGQQILPAIRNMKQFERFLESPYQYGVLLDTHLGQVRNIVRLANASNKKILIHVDLIQGLKHDEYAAEFICQEVKPAGLISTRSNVIAKAKQRGIYAIQRLFLLDSSALEKSLELIARNKPDYIEVLPGLVPSLIQEVKEKTGIPIFAGGFVKTSEEVHKALAAGATAVTSSEMGLWKNYQKI; from the coding sequence ATGAGTTTTGAAGGTCAGCAAATATTGCCTGCTATCCGCAATATGAAGCAGTTTGAACGATTTTTGGAAAGTCCGTATCAGTACGGAGTTCTTCTTGATACTCATCTCGGACAGGTTCGAAATATTGTCAGACTGGCAAATGCTTCGAACAAGAAAATTCTCATTCATGTCGACTTAATTCAAGGCTTGAAGCATGATGAGTATGCAGCAGAGTTTATCTGCCAGGAAGTAAAGCCGGCAGGATTAATTTCAACCCGGTCAAACGTGATTGCAAAAGCAAAGCAGCGGGGTATTTATGCCATTCAGCGGCTGTTTCTTCTTGATTCGAGTGCACTTGAGAAAAGTTTAGAGCTGATTGCAAGAAACAAACCGGATTATATTGAGGTACTTCCAGGTCTTGTTCCTAGTTTGATCCAAGAAGTAAAAGAGAAAACTGGAATACCTATTTTTGCAGGCGGTTTCGTCAAAACCTCTGAAGAAGTGCATAAAGCGCTCGCAGCAGGTGCTACAGCAGTAACATCATCAGAAATGGGTTTGTGGAAAAATTATCAAAAAATATAA
- a CDS encoding MIP/aquaporin family protein, whose protein sequence is MTAFWGEVIGTMILIVFGGGVCAGVSLKKSFAHNSGWIVITMGWGFGVAMAVYAVGGISGAHLNPAVTFALAFAGSFEWSQVPSYLLAQMIGAFLGAVLVFLQYLPHWKETEDPGAKLSVFSTSPAIPNHFANFISEALGTFIFVLTLLAIGANTFTEGLNPLIVGFLVVAIGLSLGGTTGYAINPARDLGPRLAHFVLPIAGKGSSNWKYAWIPVVAPLVGGSFAAVFYNYVFKGNINTAFWYVAAALVFMLGIVYALSKKQSSSESTATY, encoded by the coding sequence ATGACGGCTTTTTGGGGAGAAGTAATAGGTACGATGATTTTGATTGTGTTCGGCGGAGGTGTATGTGCAGGCGTCAGCTTAAAGAAATCATTCGCGCATAACTCTGGCTGGATTGTCATTACAATGGGATGGGGATTTGGTGTTGCCATGGCTGTTTATGCAGTCGGCGGAATAAGCGGGGCGCATTTGAATCCGGCTGTTACATTTGCTCTTGCTTTTGCAGGTTCCTTTGAATGGAGTCAGGTGCCATCTTATCTTTTAGCTCAAATGATTGGAGCATTTTTAGGAGCAGTGCTTGTTTTCCTTCAGTACCTGCCGCACTGGAAGGAAACAGAGGATCCAGGTGCAAAGCTCAGTGTGTTTTCAACAAGCCCAGCGATTCCAAATCACTTTGCCAACTTTATCAGTGAAGCGCTTGGAACATTTATCTTTGTGCTCACATTACTTGCGATTGGAGCGAATACATTTACTGAGGGCTTAAATCCGCTTATAGTAGGATTTCTGGTCGTTGCAATCGGGCTATCTCTTGGAGGTACTACAGGCTATGCAATCAACCCTGCACGTGACCTTGGGCCAAGACTGGCACATTTTGTTTTGCCGATTGCAGGAAAAGGGAGTTCGAACTGGAAATATGCATGGATACCAGTTGTTGCACCTTTAGTAGGCGGATCTTTTGCAGCGGTCTTTTATAATTACGTATTTAAGGGCAATATCAATACTGCCTTCTGGTATGTAGCAGCTGCTCTTGTATTTATGCTTGGAATTGTCTATGCACTGTCAAAGAAACAATCGAGTTCGGAAAGCACAGCAACTTACTAA
- the glpK gene encoding glycerol kinase GlpK — MEKYILSLDQGTTSSRAILFNKQGEIVHIAQKEFKQYFPKPGWVEHNANEIWGSILAVIATCLSETNVKPEQIAGIGITNQRETAVVWDKNTSQPVYNAIVWQSRQTAGICEELKEKGYNDTFREKTGLLIDAYFSGTKVKWILDNVDGAREKAEKGDLLFGTIDTWLIWKLSGGKAHVTDYSNASRTLMYNIHELKWDDELLEYLTVPKSMLPEVKPSSEVYANTIDYHFFGHSVPIAGAAGDQQSALFGQACFEEGMAKNTYGTGCFMLMNTGEKAIRSENGLLTTIAWGVDGKVEYALEGSIFVAGSAIQWLRDGLRMFKDAKDSERYADRVESTEGVYVVPAFVGLGTPYWDSDVRGAVFGLTRGTSKEHFVRATLESLAYQTKDVLTAMEADSGISLKTLRVDGGAVKNNFLMDFQSNMLGVPVERPEVNETTALGAAYLAGLAVGFWEDKSNITKQWKLDKQFEPEMEDEVRDELYGGWKKAVKAAQAFK, encoded by the coding sequence ATGGAAAAGTATATTTTGTCTTTAGACCAGGGAACGACTAGTTCAAGAGCTATTTTATTTAACAAACAGGGTGAAATTGTTCACATTGCACAAAAAGAATTTAAACAATATTTCCCTAAGCCAGGCTGGGTAGAGCATAACGCAAATGAAATCTGGGGTTCTATTTTAGCTGTAATCGCAACTTGTTTATCAGAAACGAATGTAAAACCAGAGCAAATTGCAGGAATCGGCATCACGAATCAGCGCGAGACAGCTGTTGTCTGGGATAAAAATACTTCACAGCCTGTATACAATGCGATTGTATGGCAATCAAGACAAACGGCTGGCATTTGTGAAGAATTAAAAGAAAAAGGCTATAATGATACATTCAGAGAAAAGACAGGATTATTGATTGACGCTTATTTCTCTGGAACAAAAGTAAAATGGATATTAGACAATGTTGATGGTGCAAGAGAGAAAGCTGAAAAAGGCGATCTTTTATTCGGAACAATTGACACATGGCTGATTTGGAAGCTGTCAGGCGGTAAAGCGCATGTAACTGATTATTCAAATGCTTCCCGCACATTAATGTATAACATCCATGAATTAAAGTGGGACGATGAGCTATTAGAATATTTAACTGTGCCAAAATCCATGCTTCCTGAAGTTAAGCCTTCATCGGAAGTGTATGCAAATACAATAGACTATCACTTCTTCGGTCATTCTGTGCCAATTGCAGGCGCTGCAGGAGATCAGCAGTCAGCATTATTTGGCCAGGCATGCTTTGAAGAAGGGATGGCTAAAAATACGTACGGTACAGGCTGCTTCATGCTGATGAACACAGGCGAAAAGGCAATCCGTTCTGAAAATGGCCTGTTAACGACTATCGCATGGGGTGTGGACGGCAAAGTTGAATATGCGCTTGAAGGAAGTATTTTCGTAGCCGGTTCTGCGATTCAATGGCTGCGTGACGGACTCCGCATGTTTAAAGATGCAAAAGACAGTGAGCGCTATGCTGACCGTGTCGAGTCAACAGAAGGTGTTTACGTTGTTCCGGCATTTGTAGGGCTCGGAACACCATACTGGGACAGTGACGTGAGAGGAGCTGTTTTCGGCTTAACACGCGGCACTTCAAAAGAGCATTTTGTCCGTGCTACACTCGAATCACTTGCATATCAAACGAAGGATGTCCTTACTGCTATGGAAGCAGATTCAGGGATTTCATTAAAAACACTTCGTGTTGACGGCGGTGCTGTTAAAAATAATTTCTTAATGGATTTCCAAAGCAACATGCTTGGCGTGCCGGTTGAGCGTCCTGAAGTAAATGAGACAACTGCGCTTGGTGCAGCATACCTTGCAGGTCTTGCTGTCGGCTTCTGGGAGGACAAATCTAATATTACAAAGCAATGGAAATTAGATAAGCAGTTTGAACCGGAAATGGAAGATGAAGTCCGCGATGAGTTATACGGCGGCTGGAAAAAGGCAGTAAAAGCAGCTCAGGCTTTTAAATAA
- a CDS encoding glycerol-3-phosphate dehydrogenase/oxidase yields MAFSSDKRHDILNKMTQETYDVFVIGGGITGSGIALDAASRGMKIGLVEMQDFAAGTSSRSTKLVHGGLRYLKQFEVKMVAEVGKERAIVYENGPHVTTPEWMLLPMHKGGTFGPFSTSIGLRVYDFLAAVKRGERRKMLSAKETLAKEPLVKKQGLKGGGYYVEYRTDDARLTIEVMKEAVRFGADAVNYAKADGFIYEKGKVIGVHIVDTISGKTYDVYAKKIINAAGPWVDQLREMDKSKNGKSLQMTKGIHLVFDQKKFPLKQAIYFDTPDKRMVFAIPRDGKTYVGTTDTVYKEDPKNPRMTVKDRDYVIESINYMFPDLSIRAEDAESSWAGIRPLIHEDGKDPSEISRKDEIWTSETGLITIAGGKLTGYRKMAEHIIDFIVKDFKEAGLKDFGACKTRNMPISGGHVGGSSSLETFIKTKTEQGKTLGLTEMQAKHLSRRYGSNADALFERVETLKPFAERYGLPIYILAEIDYAITEEMTATPSDFFVRRTGAVYFDINWARTYQEPVTDYMADKLKWSPRQKQQYFDKLQTHLHDAVVPDEVRKAN; encoded by the coding sequence ATGGCTTTTTCAAGCGATAAAAGACACGATATCTTAAATAAAATGACGCAGGAAACGTATGATGTATTTGTCATTGGCGGAGGAATCACAGGGTCCGGCATCGCGCTTGATGCTGCTTCAAGAGGAATGAAAATCGGTCTTGTTGAAATGCAGGACTTTGCAGCGGGAACTTCAAGCAGATCGACAAAGCTTGTGCACGGCGGACTCCGCTACCTCAAGCAATTTGAAGTCAAAATGGTGGCAGAGGTCGGTAAAGAAAGAGCCATTGTGTATGAAAACGGACCGCATGTAACAACTCCTGAATGGATGCTTCTTCCAATGCACAAGGGAGGAACGTTCGGACCATTTTCAACATCCATCGGTCTTCGTGTATATGATTTTCTTGCAGCTGTTAAACGCGGAGAAAGAAGAAAGATGCTAAGCGCCAAGGAAACACTTGCGAAAGAGCCGCTTGTGAAAAAACAAGGACTAAAGGGCGGCGGCTACTATGTGGAATACCGGACAGATGACGCAAGACTTACAATCGAAGTCATGAAAGAAGCTGTGCGCTTCGGTGCAGATGCAGTTAACTACGCAAAAGCAGACGGGTTTATTTACGAAAAAGGAAAAGTCATCGGTGTTCATATTGTGGATACGATTTCTGGAAAAACATATGATGTGTACGCTAAGAAAATCATCAATGCTGCAGGTCCTTGGGTCGATCAGCTGAGAGAAATGGATAAATCTAAAAATGGAAAATCTCTTCAGATGACAAAGGGAATACATCTTGTCTTTGATCAAAAAAAATTCCCGCTGAAACAGGCTATTTATTTTGATACGCCTGATAAACGAATGGTATTCGCGATACCGCGTGACGGCAAAACTTATGTAGGCACAACAGATACAGTTTACAAAGAAGATCCGAAAAATCCCCGTATGACAGTGAAAGACAGAGATTATGTGATTGAGTCCATTAACTATATGTTCCCTGACTTGTCGATCCGTGCTGAGGATGCTGAATCAAGCTGGGCCGGCATTCGTCCGCTTATTCATGAAGACGGCAAAGATCCTTCTGAAATATCAAGAAAGGATGAGATTTGGACATCTGAAACAGGACTCATCACCATTGCAGGCGGAAAACTGACAGGCTACAGAAAAATGGCAGAGCACATTATTGACTTCATTGTAAAAGATTTTAAAGAAGCAGGATTAAAGGATTTTGGAGCATGCAAAACAAGAAATATGCCCATCTCAGGCGGACATGTAGGCGGTTCATCAAGTCTTGAAACCTTTATCAAAACAAAAACTGAACAAGGCAAGACCCTTGGACTGACAGAAATGCAGGCGAAACATTTATCAAGAAGGTATGGATCTAATGCAGATGCGCTGTTTGAAAGAGTAGAGACGTTAAAACCGTTTGCTGAAAGATACGGTTTGCCTATTTACATTCTCGCTGAAATTGACTATGCAATAACAGAAGAAATGACAGCCACTCCGTCCGACTTCTTTGTCAGAAGAACAGGTGCCGTGTACTTTGATATTAACTGGGCGAGAACCTATCAGGAGCCTGTTACAGATTACATGGCGGACAAACTGAAGTGGAGTCCTCGTCA